The bacterium nucleotide sequence CGATGGAGAGTCCGTTCCACGGGCGGCTAGTAGAGCGCACTTGGGCTCGGCGCACCACCCGTTAGCTGCGGGGTCGGGAACGGCTTAAATCCCTTCTACCGGACGCTCGAGCACAAGCAGGCCCAGACGGATTTCCTTGCGTATTCGCAATCTTCACGGTAATCTGGATCAGGTTGGTACAGAAAGGGAGGGATGTGGCTGAGCAGACACACCGAACTGCGCGGCACTGAAAGGGGTGAGCTTCGAGCGCTGGGTGGTCTCCTCCTGGCGGCCCTGCTGCTGCTGACCGGAGCCCTGGTGGCCGAGGGCGCCGGCAGGATCGAGGGACGAGTCGTGGGTCCCGACAGCAAGGGGGTCGAGGGCGTTCTGGTCCGACTCGAGGGACCCGGCGGCTCGACAGTGGTGACTGACCGCCGTGGAGGCTTCGCGCTCGAAGCGGTGCCGGCAGGGACGCACAGGATCGTCTTCTCGCTGGGCGATGACCGAGCCGTGCTGCCGGTAGAGGTGCGGGCAAGCGCGACCGTCCAAGTCCGGCAGGAGGTCGATTGGTCACTCAGCGTGGCCGACCAGCTGACCGTGTACGCGGCCTCGCGGAGACGCGAGAAGATCGTCGATGCGCCGGCGGCGATCAGCACCGTGTCGGAGAGCGAGATTCTGCGCGAAGCGCCCACCGGCCAGATGCCGGCCTTGTTCGGATCGCTACCGGGAGCCGAACTGACCCAGAGCGGACTCTACGACTACAAGTTCAACGCCCGTGGAGCCAACATCTCGGTCAACCGCCGAGTCGCGGTCCTGATCGACGGTCGGGACCCCTCCTTTCCGCTCCTCGGCTCCCAGGAGTGGGCCGCCAACGCCTTCCCTCTCGATGATCTTTCCGGGGCCGAGCTGGTTCGCGGACCGAGCAGCGCACTCTACGGCGCCAACGCCTTCAACGGCATCCTCAACCTGACGACCAAGGCGCCCCGCTACAGCCAGGGAGGGCTGGTTCGCTTGACCGGCGGCGAGCTCTCGACCACCCGGGCCGACTTCCGTCTGGCGGGTGAAGTCGCCGAAGGCACCTTCTACAAGCTCCTCGGGAGCTACACCGACAGCGAAGACTTCTATCGTTCCCGCGACCAAGAAGTCGAGTACTCGGTCCCCTGCGTGGGCACACAGGTCCGCGACTGCCTGTTTCCGGAAGCCGTGGCCTTGCCGCTCGACCGTGACGAGATCGCCTACGCCGGGGCTCGGATCGACCACTACTTCGCCAACGGCAAGACGTTGGTCGCCGAGGTCGGAACCGCAGAGGTCGAAGGCTACGTGCTGTCGGCTCCCGGCAGCCGCTTCCAGATCACCGATCTGAGTCGCCCATGGAGCCGCTTCAATTTCAACTCGCCCCGATGGACGGCCTTGCTCTCCTACACCGGGCGCGAGGCGGAGGCCATGACCCTCTCGGCCGGCACCCTGGCTTTTACCGACTCCTTTCGCGCCAGCTTCGAGCTCCAGGGCAACTGGAACCTTGGTGGCGGCCGCGGCCGCCTCGTCGCCGGTCTATGGGCGGCCCGGGAAGACATCGACAGCGCCGATCCCAACGGCATTCAGACACTGCTGCCGGAGGCCAAAACCGACGATCTGCGAGCGCTCTTCGCGCAGGTCGACTGGGACGTCGGTCCCGAGCTCAAACTCGTGCTGGCGGCTCGAGTCGACGACAGCCAGTTCTACAGTCCGGAGATCTCGCCGAAACTCGCCGTGGTCTGGGAAGCCAAGCCGGGCCGGACGCTGCGCTTCGGCTACAACTCCGGTTTCTTGCGCCCGAACTACCCCGAGTACTTCATCCGGATTCCGTTGGCGCCACCGCTCGACCTGAGTCCCTTCGAGCAGTTCTGCGCGCCGGTGGGCGTCGGCTGCGGCTTCGACCAGCCGGTGCCTCTCGTCGCGGTCGGCAACAAGGATCTGACGGTCGAGACCATCCAGAGCCTGGAGATCGGCTACAAGGCGATCCTCGGCGGCAAGGGCCTTCTGACCGTCGACGGTTACTGGACGAAGATCGAGGACTTCGTTCAGCAGCTCGTGCCCCAGCTCGGAACCCGGCTCGGGCGGGCCAATCCCAACTTCGGACCGTACGCGCCGCCGGCTGATCTGCCCGAGCCCTTCGCCTCGCTCCTGGTCGGCGGCCTGGACGCGGCGCTGTCCCCGCTCGGACTGTTTCCGTTCCTGAGCAACGACAACGATCGTCCCTTGTTCGCGTTCAACACGGTGATCAACTTCGGCGAGGTGGAGACTCAGGGTGCCGAGATCGCCGTCGACTACCCTCTCGCGGACCGCTGGAGCCTGAGCGCCAACTACTCATGGCTGAGCTTCGACGTCAAGGACGAGCTGGCCGAAGCTCCGCTCGAGCCCAACGGACCCGAGAACAAGGTCAACCTGGTCCTGACCTACGCCGGGCCGCAAACGGGAGCGGCTGTCAGCATGCGCTGGGTCGACTCCTTCCCGTGGGCTGAAGGGTTCCTCATCGGAGACGTGCCCTCGTACACGGTAGTCAACCTGTCGGGCGGCTTCGATCTCGACGATTCCTGGACCGTGGGCCTGAACGTGAACAACCTCCTCGACGAGAGGCACTACGAGCTCTTCGGAGGCGATATCTTGGAACGCAGAGCGCTCGGCTACGTAAGCTTCTCCTGGTAGAGCGGGCCTTCGAGCGGCACGTTCCCGATTCGACTCGGTCCCAAACGAGCCACACTTTACCTAGCTTGGAGCGGAATGTAGTCTGCCCCGGTTCCGCTGCTGGGTGAGACCGCGGCGCCTGAAGCCCTCGATCCTCGGCGAGTCACAATGACGCAATCAGACTCCATCTGGCGAGACCTCCGCGACTCCATCCGGGGCGTGGAGTTCGACTACACCCAGGAAGCTCTCGGCCGCGCCATCCTGTTGCTGTCGGTACCGATGATGCTCGAGATGTCAATGGAGTCGGTCTTCGCCGTCACCGATGTTTTCTTCGTCATGAAGCTCGGTTCGACGGCCGCAGCGACCGTCGGAATGACCGAAGCCATGCTGACGATTCTCTACGCCGTGGCCGTCGGCTTGAGCATGGGAACGACGGCTATGGTGGCACGCCGCATCGGCGAAAAGCGACCGGAAGCCGCCGGTACCGCGGCTGTCCAAGCCATCGCGCTCGGTATCGGTCTAGCCATCGTCGTCGGCCTGGTCGGCGGTTTCGGCGCGAACAACCTGCTCTCGCTGATGGGCGGTG carries:
- a CDS encoding TonB-dependent receptor: MWLSRHTELRGTERGELRALGGLLLAALLLLTGALVAEGAGRIEGRVVGPDSKGVEGVLVRLEGPGGSTVVTDRRGGFALEAVPAGTHRIVFSLGDDRAVLPVEVRASATVQVRQEVDWSLSVADQLTVYAASRRREKIVDAPAAISTVSESEILREAPTGQMPALFGSLPGAELTQSGLYDYKFNARGANISVNRRVAVLIDGRDPSFPLLGSQEWAANAFPLDDLSGAELVRGPSSALYGANAFNGILNLTTKAPRYSQGGLVRLTGGELSTTRADFRLAGEVAEGTFYKLLGSYTDSEDFYRSRDQEVEYSVPCVGTQVRDCLFPEAVALPLDRDEIAYAGARIDHYFANGKTLVAEVGTAEVEGYVLSAPGSRFQITDLSRPWSRFNFNSPRWTALLSYTGREAEAMTLSAGTLAFTDSFRASFELQGNWNLGGGRGRLVAGLWAAREDIDSADPNGIQTLLPEAKTDDLRALFAQVDWDVGPELKLVLAARVDDSQFYSPEISPKLAVVWEAKPGRTLRFGYNSGFLRPNYPEYFIRIPLAPPLDLSPFEQFCAPVGVGCGFDQPVPLVAVGNKDLTVETIQSLEIGYKAILGGKGLLTVDGYWTKIEDFVQQLVPQLGTRLGRANPNFGPYAPPADLPEPFASLLVGGLDAALSPLGLFPFLSNDNDRPLFAFNTVINFGEVETQGAEIAVDYPLADRWSLSANYSWLSFDVKDELAEAPLEPNGPENKVNLVLTYAGPQTGAAVSMRWVDSFPWAEGFLIGDVPSYTVVNLSGGFDLDDSWTVGLNVNNLLDERHYELFGGDILERRALGYVSFSW